In Streptomyces violaceusniger Tu 4113, one DNA window encodes the following:
- a CDS encoding ABC transporter ATP-binding protein, with product MPAAVGKAIDAGIIARDQRALLWWGGAVVALGTIQAAAGILRDRAALTTRLGAAYRTAQLIARQAARLGATLPKRVAKGEIVNAGVADIGRLGEALAETARGSGSVVAIAVVAAILLHTSWQLGLVVLLGVPLMAGTVSLLIRPLHRRQQRLREQQAELTGRAVDIVSGLRVLRGIGGEEVFADRYRADSQRVRAAGVEVARVEALLDGAKVLLPGLLTTVVVWLGAHYVASGRMGPGQLVAFYGYAVFLVDPLRRLTNAAGRLTQGHVAARRITAFLALRSEFALRAAAPAPYDGGYGGPVSHEGPAPYEGPCEGPVPYEGPAPLADPASGLIVAPGRFTAVACASPADTATLAARLGRYTDSTVTLGDTPLGDLPPDEIRRRILVADNDDRLFAGPLREELRGRGSDTELERAVDAACARDIAEALPDGLDDLVAESGRNFSGGQQQRLRLVRALMADPEVLILVEPTSAVDAHTEARIARGLRDLRAGRTTLVFTTSPVVLDRADHVVYVQSAKAVAQGSHGDLLTDVRYRSVVAREESA from the coding sequence GTGCCCGCCGCCGTCGGCAAGGCCATCGACGCCGGGATCATCGCCCGTGACCAGCGGGCACTCCTGTGGTGGGGCGGTGCGGTAGTGGCCCTCGGGACGATTCAGGCCGCCGCCGGAATTCTGCGCGACCGCGCCGCCCTCACCACCCGGCTGGGCGCCGCCTATCGCACCGCACAACTCATCGCCCGCCAGGCCGCCCGACTGGGGGCGACCTTGCCGAAACGGGTGGCCAAAGGCGAGATCGTGAATGCCGGAGTGGCCGATATCGGCCGACTCGGGGAGGCGCTGGCCGAAACCGCCCGGGGCAGCGGCTCCGTCGTCGCCATCGCCGTCGTGGCGGCCATCCTGCTGCACACCTCCTGGCAACTGGGCCTGGTGGTGCTGCTCGGGGTGCCGCTCATGGCGGGGACGGTGTCCCTGCTGATCCGTCCGCTGCACCGGCGCCAGCAGCGGCTGCGCGAACAGCAGGCCGAGCTGACCGGCCGCGCCGTGGACATCGTCAGCGGGCTGCGGGTGCTGCGCGGCATCGGCGGCGAGGAGGTCTTCGCCGACCGCTATCGCGCCGACTCGCAGCGGGTGCGCGCCGCGGGAGTCGAGGTGGCCCGGGTGGAGGCCCTGCTCGACGGTGCCAAGGTGCTGCTGCCGGGGCTGCTGACCACCGTCGTCGTCTGGCTGGGCGCGCACTACGTGGCGAGCGGGCGGATGGGCCCGGGACAGCTCGTCGCCTTCTACGGCTACGCCGTCTTCCTGGTCGATCCGCTGCGCCGGCTCACCAACGCGGCCGGCCGGCTGACCCAGGGGCATGTGGCAGCGCGCCGTATCACGGCGTTTCTCGCGCTGCGCTCCGAGTTCGCCCTGAGGGCCGCCGCACCTGCTCCGTACGACGGAGGGTACGGCGGACCCGTCTCGCACGAGGGGCCCGCTCCGTACGAGGGACCGTGCGAGGGGCCCGTTCCGTACGAAGGGCCCGCCCCGCTCGCCGACCCCGCCTCCGGGCTGATCGTGGCACCGGGCCGGTTCACCGCCGTGGCCTGCGCGTCCCCCGCCGACACCGCGACCCTCGCCGCGCGGCTGGGCCGCTACACCGACTCCACCGTCACCCTCGGGGACACCCCGCTCGGCGATCTGCCCCCGGACGAGATACGCCGCCGCATCCTCGTCGCCGACAACGACGACCGTCTCTTCGCCGGTCCGCTGCGCGAGGAGCTGCGCGGGCGGGGGAGTGACACGGAACTGGAGCGGGCCGTCGACGCCGCCTGTGCGCGGGACATCGCGGAGGCGCTCCCGGACGGGCTCGACGACCTCGTCGCCGAGTCCGGGCGCAACTTCTCCGGCGGCCAGCAGCAGCGGCTGCGCCTGGTGCGCGCGCTCATGGCCGACCCGGAGGTGCTGATCCTCGTCGAGCCCACCAGCGCCGTCGACGCCCACACCGAGGCCCGTATCGCGCGCGGGCTGCGCGACCTGCGCGCGGGACGGACCACGCTGGTGTTCACCACCAGCCCCGTGGTGCTCGACCGGGCGGACCACGTCGTCTACGTACAGAGCGCGAAGGCCGTCGCCCAGGGCTCGCACGGCGATCTGCTCACCGATGTCCGCTACCGGTCCGTCGTGGCGCGGGAGGAGTCGGCATGA
- a CDS encoding ABC transporter ATP-binding protein → MSTHTPLPVAPAGDTRAYARRLALRHPRELTAVLVLYALAAGCGLVGPRLLGDLVEDTRDGGGAITRTALLICAFVIVQALLTHAATYASARLGEKVLADLRERFVGDVLALPLATVERAGAGDLVTRTIRDVEVLAGCVRRAVPATMTALVTLAVTFGALVVVGPLLALPCLIGVPVLWFAGRWFFGRSREAFLRQSASYGRITEGLTETVEGARTVEALGLAGRREERTDRDIAGSYAAERHTIGLLTVFLPVIDTAYLLPVAATLVLGGLFALHGMVSLAAVTAATLYVQQLLGPVDTVLYCLGDLQAGAASLARLRGVHRTPGPGADAPTTAAPRHRGLALRQVRYAYREGRDVLRGIDLEIEPGERLAVVGPSGAGKSTLGRLLAGIHAPRTGSVTVGGVPLTALSPDRLRGQVALVTQETYVFSGTLRENLLIVRPEAADAELERVLDAVGAREWALELGLDARVGAGGAALAPDRVQQLSLARLVLADPHTLVLDEATSLLDPRAARRLERSLAALLEGRTVIAIAHRLHTAHDADRVAVMEDGRISELGPHHELVARGGAYAALWESWHGRT, encoded by the coding sequence ATGAGCACCCACACCCCGCTGCCGGTCGCCCCGGCCGGCGACACCCGCGCCTACGCCCGGCGGCTGGCACTGCGCCACCCGCGCGAACTCACCGCCGTGCTCGTCCTGTACGCGCTCGCCGCGGGCTGCGGGCTGGTGGGCCCCCGGCTGCTGGGCGACCTGGTGGAGGACACCCGCGACGGCGGCGGCGCCATCACCCGTACGGCGCTGCTGATCTGCGCGTTCGTCATCGTCCAGGCGCTGCTGACCCATGCCGCGACGTACGCCTCGGCGCGGCTGGGCGAGAAGGTCCTGGCCGACTTGCGCGAGCGCTTCGTCGGCGATGTGCTCGCCCTGCCGCTCGCCACCGTCGAACGGGCGGGCGCGGGCGATCTGGTCACCCGCACCATCCGGGACGTGGAGGTGCTCGCGGGCTGTGTGCGCCGCGCGGTCCCCGCCACCATGACCGCTCTGGTCACCCTCGCCGTCACCTTCGGCGCCCTGGTCGTGGTGGGCCCGCTGCTGGCCTTGCCCTGCCTGATCGGGGTTCCGGTGCTGTGGTTCGCGGGCCGGTGGTTCTTCGGCCGGTCGCGCGAGGCGTTCCTGCGCCAGAGCGCCTCCTACGGGCGGATCACCGAGGGCCTCACCGAGACCGTCGAGGGGGCCCGTACCGTCGAGGCGCTGGGCCTGGCCGGGCGGCGTGAGGAGCGTACGGACCGGGACATCGCCGGGTCCTACGCGGCCGAGCGCCATACGATCGGGCTGCTCACGGTCTTTCTGCCGGTCATCGACACCGCCTATCTGCTGCCGGTGGCCGCGACCTTGGTGCTCGGCGGCCTCTTCGCGCTCCACGGCATGGTCTCGCTCGCCGCGGTCACCGCCGCCACCCTCTACGTCCAGCAGTTGCTGGGCCCGGTCGACACGGTGCTGTACTGCCTGGGCGACCTCCAGGCCGGCGCCGCCTCACTGGCCCGGCTGCGGGGCGTCCACCGCACCCCCGGACCCGGAGCCGACGCCCCCACAACGGCCGCGCCCCGGCACCGGGGCCTGGCGCTGCGCCAAGTGCGCTACGCCTACCGGGAGGGCAGGGATGTGCTGCGCGGGATCGACCTGGAGATCGAGCCGGGGGAACGGCTGGCGGTCGTCGGGCCGTCGGGCGCGGGCAAGTCCACCCTCGGCCGCCTGCTCGCCGGGATCCACGCACCGCGCACCGGCTCGGTGACCGTCGGCGGGGTGCCGCTCACCGCGCTCTCCCCGGACCGGCTGCGTGGCCAGGTGGCCCTGGTGACCCAGGAGACGTATGTCTTCTCCGGAACGCTCCGGGAGAATCTGCTCATCGTCCGGCCCGAGGCCGCCGACGCCGAACTGGAGCGGGTGCTGGACGCGGTCGGGGCCCGGGAGTGGGCCCTTGAGCTGGGGCTTGACGCGCGGGTGGGGGCGGGCGGCGCGGCCCTGGCGCCGGACCGGGTGCAACAGCTCTCCCTCGCCCGGCTGGTGCTGGCCGATCCGCACACCCTGGTGCTGGACGAGGCCACCTCGCTGCTCGATCCGCGCGCGGCCCGCCGTCTGGAGCGCTCCCTCGCCGCCCTGCTCGAGGGGCGTACCGTCATCGCGATCGCCCACCGGCTGCACACCGCGCATGACGCCGACCGGGTGGCGGTGATGGAGGACGGGCGGATCAGCGAACTCGGCCCGCACCATGAGCTCGTGGCGCGCGGGGGTGCGTATGCCGCGCTGTGGGAGTCGTGGCACGGCCGCACATGA
- a CDS encoding DeoR/GlpR family DNA-binding transcription regulator, translated as MPVNGARARRDQIVHLATTTGLTSVEELSRAFGVTASTIRRDLAQLTADGRLARTYGGAMALVAHPEASLRQRTGEAFEAKRAIARWAASTIRTGETVLLDAGSTVGALAHELRTADGLTVATTGLTALQELADVETVRVECLGGTLRPLSQSFLGPLAEAALERMTFDRVFLGADGVTAEHGICEADLSQTRLKELMARRADAVYVLAHSAKIGRRPFHTWVRLPPGWTLVTDEGADPHEIRALRAQGVEVTVVGGE; from the coding sequence ATGCCGGTGAACGGAGCGCGGGCCCGGCGCGACCAGATCGTCCACCTCGCCACGACCACGGGCCTGACCAGCGTGGAGGAGCTGTCCCGCGCCTTCGGCGTCACCGCCTCCACCATCCGCCGCGACCTCGCCCAGCTCACCGCGGACGGGCGGCTGGCGCGGACGTACGGCGGGGCGATGGCCCTGGTCGCCCACCCGGAGGCGTCGCTGCGCCAGCGCACCGGCGAGGCGTTCGAGGCCAAGCGGGCCATCGCGCGCTGGGCGGCGTCGACGATCCGCACCGGGGAGACGGTGCTGCTCGACGCCGGTTCGACGGTCGGCGCCCTCGCCCATGAGCTGCGCACCGCCGACGGACTCACGGTGGCCACGACCGGGCTCACCGCGCTGCAGGAGCTCGCCGATGTGGAGACCGTACGGGTGGAATGCCTCGGCGGTACGCTCCGGCCGCTGAGCCAGAGCTTCCTCGGCCCACTCGCCGAGGCGGCCCTGGAGCGCATGACCTTCGACCGGGTGTTCCTGGGCGCCGACGGGGTGACGGCCGAACACGGCATCTGCGAGGCGGATCTGAGCCAGACCCGGCTCAAGGAGCTGATGGCCCGCCGGGCGGACGCGGTGTACGTACTGGCGCACTCCGCGAAGATCGGCCGCCGCCCCTTCCACACCTGGGTGCGGCTGCCGCCCGGCTGGACGCTGGTGACGGACGAGGGCGCCGACCCCCACGAGATCCGGGCGCTACGGGCCCAGGGGGTCGAGGTGACGGTCGTCGGCGGCGAGTGA
- the pdxA gene encoding 4-hydroxythreonine-4-phosphate dehydrogenase PdxA: MNSSTNLAPTGAAGADADPAPLPLIAVTMGDGAGIGPEVIVPALLDPDTLRRCRPVVIGDAERLRQAARLRDIACEIVTVAAPADAAFTPGRINVVDLGLLPAELPWGTLSPLAGDAAYQYVRTAAELAMDGEVQGICTAPLNKEALHAGGHVFPGHTELLAHLTGVEEVSMMLATPTVKVIHVTTHIGLIDAVRKIEPGLVERTVRRGHEAMVRAGTPEPVIGVCGINPHAGENGLFGYGEEEEKIVPALEVLRADGIDARGPLPADTAFFLAGRGDYDLIVAMYHDQGHGPVKVLGLEAGVNLTVGLPVIRTSVDHGTAFDIAGTGTADAGSMIEALRQAAAMAPSPAH, encoded by the coding sequence ATGAACTCCTCCACCAACCTCGCCCCCACCGGGGCCGCTGGTGCGGACGCCGATCCCGCCCCGCTTCCGCTCATCGCGGTCACCATGGGCGACGGCGCCGGCATCGGACCCGAGGTGATCGTCCCCGCGCTGCTCGACCCGGACACCCTGCGGCGCTGCCGTCCGGTGGTCATCGGGGACGCGGAGCGGCTGCGGCAGGCCGCCCGGCTGCGCGATATCGCGTGCGAGATCGTCACCGTGGCCGCGCCCGCCGACGCGGCGTTCACCCCGGGCCGGATCAACGTCGTCGACCTCGGGCTGCTCCCCGCCGAGCTGCCCTGGGGAACGCTCTCCCCGCTGGCCGGGGACGCGGCCTACCAGTACGTACGGACCGCCGCCGAACTGGCCATGGACGGTGAGGTGCAGGGCATCTGCACCGCGCCGCTCAACAAGGAGGCGCTGCACGCGGGCGGCCATGTCTTCCCCGGCCACACCGAACTGCTGGCCCACCTCACCGGCGTCGAGGAGGTGTCGATGATGCTGGCCACCCCCACGGTGAAGGTCATTCACGTCACCACCCACATCGGACTCATCGACGCGGTGCGGAAGATCGAGCCGGGCCTGGTCGAGCGCACCGTGCGCCGCGGCCATGAGGCGATGGTCCGGGCCGGGACCCCGGAACCGGTGATCGGGGTGTGCGGGATCAATCCGCACGCCGGGGAGAACGGCCTGTTCGGCTACGGCGAGGAGGAGGAGAAGATCGTGCCCGCGCTGGAGGTGCTGCGCGCCGATGGCATCGACGCCCGCGGTCCGCTCCCCGCCGACACCGCCTTCTTCCTGGCCGGGCGCGGTGACTACGACCTGATCGTGGCGATGTACCACGACCAGGGGCACGGCCCGGTCAAGGTGCTGGGCCTGGAGGCCGGGGTCAATCTGACCGTCGGTCTGCCCGTCATCCGCACCTCCGTCGACCATGGCACCGCCTTCGACATCGCCGGTACGGGCACGGCCGACGCCGGTAGCATGATCGAGGCGCTGCGGCAGGCCGCCGCGATGGCTCCGTCCCCCGCCCACTGA
- a CDS encoding four-carbon acid sugar kinase family protein: MAARFTQYSSRTSRNVCHHRHHGDDVHAIGSLRPSRSFEEVPVDMTPNRRLLAIADDLSGAAEVAAALCSRTTRSRVVLVGRPEVVNGGGANAGGTTALRPPPPGEATVLDLDSRYRPAAEAAEAVRAALRLSSPDGDADGDTDGDTLVLKKIDSLLRGNVAAEIAALAEDGAGVVLAPALPIAGRVVRSGVVHIGGVALHEGDAWRAETLPPPASVAQALGGLPTELIPLTTVRASPPALPAALRAAVAAGRVAICDAETDADLDAVVKASLAEGPRMRLVGSGGLAVALGRHLTTALPAAMTPAAAQTTAVLTAPAATGPAASEATTPATPDPTRAPAATTTPAPDTATPARPATTGPAATKPTTTPATPDPTGAPAATVPAATTTTAPAAAQTTAVLTAPAATGPAASEATTPATPDPTGAPAATVPAATTTPAPAPDTATATPARPATTGPAATKPSTTPATPDPTRAPAADTANPTPATPATTSPADNDPITTPARAAASTARTTVPSANAGAAPTTATPGADTATAIPAAPATTPAGAATSAAGTAAPSANTGRPVLVVVGTAEPAAAEQIRRLVEDGAAHHRLPLAGLLSDGPPLRLPPLTAPVTVVSLAASPSPSPVAPGPAPTHGAAADTTVPTMDATPIPSPRPADESSPRPEREAVAPADAPDPAPSPPPSPRPATTPPSGSGADRTDPSEGPAGGPSTDPDGRANAGPDGCPSEGPAGGPDGGAGARPEPVSPRGLVLGLARAIRDAVAAHHGAVDLVLTGGETARRVLDALAVTELDPVGQVHHGAVHLSTPDGRSVVTRPGSFGDPDSLRHIVQALRPHPMERKVTS, translated from the coding sequence ATGGCTGCGCGCTTTACGCAATACTCCTCGCGCACTTCGCGCAACGTATGCCATCATCGGCACCACGGAGACGATGTCCACGCCATCGGATCGCTCCGTCCGTCACGGTCATTCGAGGAGGTGCCGGTGGACATGACGCCCAACCGGAGGCTATTGGCCATCGCGGATGACCTGTCAGGCGCCGCGGAAGTGGCAGCCGCGCTTTGCTCGCGCACAACACGCAGCCGGGTCGTGCTTGTGGGGAGGCCCGAAGTGGTCAACGGCGGTGGGGCGAACGCTGGTGGGACGACGGCCTTGCGCCCTCCCCCTCCCGGCGAGGCGACCGTCCTGGACCTCGACTCCCGCTACCGGCCGGCCGCCGAGGCGGCCGAGGCGGTCCGCGCCGCGCTGCGACTGTCCTCGCCGGACGGGGATGCCGACGGGGACACCGACGGGGACACCCTCGTTCTGAAGAAGATCGACTCGCTGCTGCGGGGCAATGTCGCCGCCGAGATCGCCGCCCTCGCCGAGGACGGAGCGGGTGTGGTGCTCGCCCCCGCACTGCCGATCGCCGGACGCGTGGTGCGCTCGGGGGTGGTCCACATCGGCGGGGTGGCGCTCCACGAGGGCGACGCATGGCGCGCCGAAACCCTGCCTCCGCCCGCTTCGGTGGCCCAGGCACTCGGCGGCCTGCCGACCGAGCTGATCCCGCTGACGACCGTACGGGCGTCCCCGCCTGCCCTGCCGGCCGCGCTGCGTGCGGCCGTGGCGGCCGGACGGGTGGCAATCTGCGACGCGGAGACGGACGCCGATCTCGACGCGGTCGTCAAGGCATCGCTCGCCGAAGGCCCCCGCATGCGGCTGGTCGGCTCAGGAGGCCTGGCCGTAGCCCTCGGCCGCCACCTGACAACCGCCCTCCCTGCCGCAATGACTCCGGCCGCCGCCCAGACCACCGCCGTGTTGACGGCTCCGGCCGCCACTGGCCCGGCTGCCTCCGAGGCCACGACTCCGGCCACCCCCGACCCCACCAGGGCTCCGGCCGCCACCACCACCCCGGCCCCCGACACGGCCACCCCGGCTCGCCCCGCCACCACGGGCCCCGCCGCCACCAAGCCCACCACGACTCCGGCCACCCCCGACCCCACCGGGGCTCCGGCCGCCACGGTCCCGGCTGCCACCACCACCACGGCTCCGGCCGCCGCCCAGACCACCGCCGTGTTGACGGCTCCGGCCGCCACTGGCCCGGCTGCCTCCGAGGCCACGACTCCGGCCACCCCCGACCCCACCGGGGCTCCGGCCGCCACGGTCCCGGCTGCCACCACCACCCCAGCTCCGGCCCCCGACACGGCCACTGCCACCCCGGCTCGCCCCGCCACCACGGGCCCCGCCGCCACCAAGCCCTCCACGACTCCGGCCACCCCCGACCCCACCAGGGCTCCGGCCGCCGACACCGCCAACCCGACCCCGGCTACCCCCGCCACCACGAGCCCGGCCGACAACGACCCCATCACCACACCGGCGAGGGCAGCCGCGTCGACGGCCAGAACCACGGTGCCCTCGGCGAACGCCGGAGCCGCCCCCACCACAGCGACTCCGGGCGCCGACACCGCCACTGCGATCCCGGCGGCCCCCGCCACCACACCGGCGGGGGCCGCCACGTCGGCCGCTGGAACCGCAGCACCCTCGGCGAACACCGGCCGACCAGTGCTGGTCGTCGTCGGCACGGCCGAACCCGCAGCCGCCGAACAGATCAGGCGCCTCGTCGAGGACGGCGCAGCCCACCACCGACTCCCGCTCGCGGGGCTGCTGTCGGACGGTCCCCCGCTGCGGCTGCCCCCGCTGACCGCCCCGGTCACGGTCGTCTCCCTCGCCGCCTCGCCCAGCCCCTCGCCGGTAGCCCCCGGCCCGGCACCGACGCACGGCGCGGCGGCCGACACCACCGTGCCGACAATGGACGCGACGCCCATCCCGTCCCCCCGTCCGGCGGACGAGTCGTCTCCACGTCCGGAACGCGAGGCCGTCGCGCCCGCCGACGCACCCGACCCGGCACCCAGCCCACCACCCAGCCCCCGGCCCGCCACGACGCCACCGTCCGGCAGCGGGGCCGACCGCACTGACCCGAGCGAAGGCCCGGCCGGAGGCCCGAGCACAGACCCGGACGGACGGGCGAACGCAGGCCCGGACGGATGCCCGAGTGAAGGCCCTGCCGGAGGCCCGGACGGCGGGGCAGGTGCGCGACCCGAGCCCGTATCCCCCCGGGGACTGGTGCTCGGCCTCGCCCGCGCCATCCGCGACGCCGTCGCCGCGCATCACGGCGCCGTCGACCTCGTACTGACCGGCGGCGAGACGGCACGCCGGGTGCTGGACGCCCTGGCGGTGACCGAGCTCGATCCGGTCGGCCAGGTGCACCACGGCGCCGTTCATCTCTCCACTCCCGACGGGCGGTCCGTCGTGACCCGACCGGGCAGCTTCGGCGATCCCGACTCCCTGCGCCACATCGTCCAGGCGCTGCGCCCCCACCCGATGGAACGGAAGGTCACCTCATGA